From the Roseateles sp. XES5 genome, one window contains:
- a CDS encoding PilZ domain-containing protein yields the protein MSIGADQRSSAGLYERKWERFAVNRQGMLMTVGFDLAAPKMRSCKLVDISQGGASFTVTTTIGLPLHYYLSIVGVTSRIGCAEVYRNDNRIGVQFIKEIDEELLHTIVRSDYFTGGVNTKPKKEERRYVAGVERGGVGSAVI from the coding sequence ATGAGTATCGGTGCCGACCAGCGGTCCTCCGCAGGATTGTACGAACGCAAATGGGAACGCTTTGCCGTCAACCGGCAGGGCATGCTGATGACAGTCGGCTTCGACCTTGCCGCGCCGAAGATGCGCAGCTGCAAGCTGGTCGACATCTCGCAGGGCGGCGCAAGCTTCACCGTCACCACGACGATCGGCCTGCCGCTGCACTATTACCTCTCCATCGTCGGCGTCACCTCGCGCATCGGCTGCGCGGAGGTCTATCGCAACGACAACCGCATCGGCGTGCAGTTCATCAAGGAAATCGACGAGGAACTGCTGCACACCATCGTGCGCTCCGACTACTTCACCGGCGGTGTGAACACCAAGCCGAAGAAGGAAGAGCGCCGCTACGTGGCGGGCGTCGAACGGGGCGGTGTCGGCTCGGCCGTCATCTGA
- a CDS encoding pyridoxal phosphate-dependent aminotransferase, translating into MSAFSRFTALAQTLPATVPFVGPEAIERNRGLAVRARIGANESGFGPAPSVLEAMRAAGETTWMYSDPENFELREALARHHGISRDNIAVGGGIDGLLGEIARLVITPGTPVVTSLGGYPTFNYHVNGFGGRLVTVPYAGDREDLAGLLDAVRRENAPLVYFANPDNPMGSWWDADSVVSFARALPETTLLILDEAYGETAPSGTIPAIGALIGQPNVLRMRTFSKAYGLAGARVGYAIGTLGNAQAFDKIRNHFGMARVSVQAALAALKDQAYLADVITRISASRERIAKITQSNGLLPLASATNFVTVDCGRDGTHAKAIVDGLMEHGVFIRMPGVAPHNRCIRISVGPENDMALLEEALPQVLKRLA; encoded by the coding sequence ATGTCCGCATTCTCCCGCTTCACCGCCCTCGCCCAGACCCTGCCCGCCACGGTTCCCTTCGTCGGGCCGGAAGCCATCGAGCGCAACCGCGGCCTTGCCGTGCGCGCCCGCATCGGCGCGAACGAAAGCGGCTTCGGCCCGGCCCCCTCCGTGCTGGAGGCGATGCGGGCGGCGGGCGAAACGACCTGGATGTACAGCGATCCGGAGAATTTCGAGCTGCGCGAGGCGCTGGCCCGCCACCACGGCATTTCCCGCGACAATATCGCGGTCGGCGGCGGCATCGACGGGCTGCTCGGCGAGATCGCCCGTCTCGTCATCACGCCGGGTACGCCGGTCGTGACCTCGCTCGGCGGTTATCCCACCTTCAACTATCATGTGAACGGGTTTGGCGGGCGGCTCGTCACCGTGCCCTATGCCGGCGACCGGGAGGACCTTGCCGGTCTTCTCGACGCCGTGCGCCGGGAAAATGCGCCCCTCGTCTATTTCGCCAATCCGGACAATCCGATGGGAAGCTGGTGGGACGCAGACAGCGTCGTCTCCTTCGCGCGGGCGCTGCCGGAAACGACGCTGCTCATTCTCGACGAGGCCTATGGTGAAACGGCGCCTTCAGGCACCATTCCGGCGATCGGCGCGCTGATCGGCCAGCCGAACGTCTTGCGCATGCGCACCTTCTCCAAGGCCTATGGCCTTGCCGGCGCACGGGTCGGCTATGCCATCGGCACGCTCGGCAATGCGCAGGCCTTCGACAAGATCCGAAATCATTTCGGCATGGCCCGGGTTTCGGTTCAGGCGGCGCTCGCGGCACTGAAGGACCAGGCTTATCTGGCGGATGTCATCACCCGTATCAGCGCGTCCCGCGAACGCATCGCGAAGATCACGCAGTCCAACGGCTTGCTGCCCCTCGCCTCCGCCACCAATTTCGTCACCGTCGACTGCGGCCGGGACGGCACCCACGCCAAGGCCATTGTCGACGGGTTGATGGAGCATGGCGTCTTCATCCGCATGCCGGGCGTCGCCCCCCATAACCGATGCATCCGCATCAGCGTCGGGCCGGAAAACGATATGGCGTTGCTCGAGGAAGCGTTGCCGCAGGTTCTGAAACGGCTGGCTTGA
- a CDS encoding DUF2147 domain-containing protein, which produces MKLRTWIAAALLTVPGVALAAEPIEGNWKTATGSTAAITKCGGSFCITLKTGKHAGKRIGKLDGSGADYTGSITDPETDKTYSGSGAVNGNSLRMKGCVLAVLCKSQTWSRL; this is translated from the coding sequence ATGAAACTGAGGACATGGATCGCCGCCGCCCTTCTGACCGTTCCGGGCGTCGCCCTTGCCGCCGAGCCGATCGAAGGCAACTGGAAGACGGCCACGGGCTCCACCGCCGCCATCACCAAATGCGGCGGCAGCTTCTGCATCACGCTGAAGACGGGCAAGCATGCCGGCAAGCGCATCGGCAAGCTGGACGGCTCGGGCGCCGACTATACCGGCTCGATCACCGACCCGGAAACCGACAAGACCTATAGCGGTTCGGGCGCCGTCAACGGCAATTCGCTGCGCATGAAGGGCTGCGTGCTCGCCGTGCTCTGCAAGTCGCAGACCTGGTCGCGCCTCTGA